The sequence ACTCTTACAAGTCTTTCTATATTCACTTATTATACATTTGGGTCATCATCCTGGTCAGTTTGTCTTCTATTCAGATCTAATTTCTAGTCTTTTCTTAATGAAAAAATGTTACATCTATCAAATACTTCATTAACATGCTATTGACATCTAGTTTCTTATGTGCTATTTCAGCCATTTGTAGACAATGATCACTTCATCCGACAATGTTTCCTACCCCAAGAATATGCTATATTCTTGCTGGTGTGGTGTGGTGCTTCTCTGCTTCTTATGCAAATTTATTGGATCTGTGATGCTCAAatccaaaaagaagaaagctTGATGCAATtaatttttgccaatttgatttCTTGACAATGAACTGAAATTATACATTTTGATGTGAGCTACAATGTATCGTCTGAAGCAGTTACTTTGCTGTATTATCTCCGATTCTCATTGTTttctatcatatttttgtttattatcaTCTGAAAGGGGAAAAAACTATCAACATTGTGAATTGGGGAATACTAAAAGTAGGCTGTTCAAAAtttgtttacttattttaaaacattttagcCATTTGCTTGAGTCCACCATCTGTTTAAGTAAGATTCTCTtcttagcaaaaataaataaataaataaataataaaaataaaggagtaAGATTCTCTTGATATAGATATTTTGGCAGATCCATTAGATGATGATTATAAAGTTACCTCAATAGAAGTCTAGGCAAACTACAAACATGTCCAACCGATTGACGAAAAATGTCCTAAACTCAACACTTTTAGGCTAGaagaacccaaaaaacaaataataataataataattgaaaaataaaactgaATATTGATGTTAAAAGGGTATTTATTTACAGTACAAGCCTATATCACAGGATTAAGCTTTCAGCATTTTTATTTACCATTTCCCTCTTTTCTTCCCCTTCGACCATTCCCactttctcctttcttttctgGCTGGCTTTTCTCACAACCTTGGTGAAAAGCACCTGTAACACGAGAGGCTTCAATAAAAACATTCTTCATTGCAGCACCACTAAACTATCTGCTGAGCAGCTGCCAAAAATAATTCAGTTTTATTCCCAAAACCCTTAAATTTCTTATTCACTTCACGAACTTTGTCACCGACCAATTAAGTTCCTCAGTGAACCAATGGTCCAAAAGAAACCAGCTTTGGCTGAGGCTGTTGAAGATGACTGGTGCTTGTCTTGAAAGTTGTTTGACTTGTTGGCTGCATATGTTTACCAAAGATAAAGGCCATAGCAAGCATGCTGCTAACCACATCCTCTGCCTTCTAAAATGCAGAATCAGCACAGCTTTATTAACAGTTTCGTGCAGATACTAGTGCAATAAACATGTTAGTAACGCTATTATGATGAGTACATCTACTAAATGCATGTTGTTTCTTTAAGCCGAATTTTCATTGTAAAAATAGCATGAATGACATTACAATAGactcaaataaaattagaaacatAGGTCTTCTTTTCATCGAtaagtcttttaaagttttaattcaAACATGACTTTCATATCAAgcatataattcaaaaatacaaaaataccaaaaaaaaaaaaaaaaaaggaagtcatAAAAATTTCCTAATTAATGAGTGCGACAAATTCATGTAAATTGTAAAACAATAACGATTACTTAGATTGTTACCTTGGAAGTAAAACAATTAATATGTCTTGTGTGCATGAATATGTTAAGAATGATGGGAAGGACCATCTCTCTTCTCAATGCTTCTCCGGTGATTCAACCTGTGAAGAtttaatatattgttaaaaTGAACTATTTCCATTGCATAGATAATGATATTCTGCTTGTGGAAAACATCAAACGtgaaagaaaaccaaaattaaagggACTTGGGACTTTTGTTTAAGTACCTCAACTCGAAGCAACAATTCACCGTCTCTCCTTGTATTGGTTGTTGATGGCTTCGATCCCATACAAAAACACGTGGAATATGAGCTATCTTGTGCCAGTCCTCTCCAATTTCCTTTCCACACCGTTCTGCTAATTTAGGGCAACTGTCAATTTCCAAGGTCTGTAAGTTGGTGAGGTCTTGGATAGTTGTTGGCAGATATTCCAACTTGGGACACTTAGATATATTGAAGAAACGAAGAGATGTTAAGTTTCCAAGCCAGTCAGGCAACAATTCAAGATTTGGAAACCCCCTTATAACCATATATTGGAGGGAAGGGAGATGCTGTAAGGCCTCAGGCAAAGTTGTCAACTTAGGATGAGGAGTACTGAGATTTTGTGAACCATCACCTTGATAGGTGTACCCTGATAGCATCAGACTTTCGAGGCAAGAAAGATTGTTAAGATCATTTGGGAAAGCCTCCAACTCTGGACAACCAATAAGTTGCAAAGATACAAGGGCAGTAAGGTCTCCAAAACTAGCGGATAAACTTTTGAACTTGATACAATCTTCAATATATATACGTTTAAGACTATATGAGCCTCGAAATATTTCCACTGGAAAGCACTCGAGCATATGGCAAGAAGTAATAGATAAACCTTCCATAGAACTTAGCCCAATTAGCATATCAGATTGCAAAAGTTGAAGCTTGctgaatcttttaattttaagtgATTGGAGAGTGGTAAGATTTTGTAGGATCCCATCAGGAAAGGAAGCCAAATTATCATTATCACATACTTCAAGTGATGTTAGAGTATGCAGATTTGAAACTGTTTTTAACAGTGCCTCACTGCATCCCCTTATTATCAATTCTTTGATTGACCGAAGACAGTGTAATGTCAATTTAGGGCATTTCTCAATGTGCAAATAAGATAGGCATGAAAAGTCCATCCTTCTTTCCTCCTTGGACAACCTTTCTAAATTTGGTAAGTCAGTAATAAATAGACTTTGTAAGTGCAAGAAACCTCCCTCTAGCTCTCCACCATAAGATTCACTATCTACATACTGCACTAAATCCATACCATATAAATAAAGATATGTTAGAGATGGAAGTTTCCCCAGGCCTGTAGGAAGTTCCATACAGTTTTTACAACCGGCGAAACATATACTGACTAAATTTTCATACATTGCACTATTCTTGAACCACCGAGGGAAATGCCTGCctccaaaatttgaaatatcCAAAGATTTTATACTTGGGGGAGGTTCAAGAGATTCAAGTACCTGCTCTATGATCACTTGAGACTTCTCATTTCTGTCCCATGACAATTCCAACCTTTTAAGATTCATTTTTCCAGCTAGATTGGCTTTTTTGGCTTCCATTGGACTTTTCACTTCCTCAAGGTTTTTGATCCTTAAATCGCCATGAAGGTTTAAACTTCCCAATTCATCTACATCACATCCTCTTCTCCTACCCACAATAAAAATGCTTAAAGTTCTTAAGCAAGTTAGTTTCCCAAAGTTTGGAGGCATGTGACGCAACGAAGAAAAACCTAAAATATGAAGATGACGAAGACTCCTTAAGCGACACATATGCTTGGGTAGCTTTTGAAGATGACGACAAAAACTTACATCCAAAGTctgtaaattttgtaaaaaacaaATTGACTCGGGAAGGATTCTAATATAAGTACCTGAAAGATTCAAATACCGAATATGTTTGGAAGTATTGGTTAGAAAAGATATGGATGTCAACAAAGAATCTTTTGCATCAAAAGCTCGTAAAGAAGGAAAATACAAGTGAGAAGGAAACTTGCGTGCTTCAATACTGAAGGGACAATGCCTTGTCAACATTAAAGTACGTAAGGTTTCTATTTTCTGAAAAGCAAAAAGCATGTCAAATGACTGGTTAGAGTAATTAAATGTCACATGACGAGCTCTGGACAAGTTAACAGGGCAATCAATTTCTACAACACGTGCTTCGTCCTCCATAATACATTGAGCTAGATCATGCACTAGATCATGCATCTTGAATCCATAAATGTTGTCAAATCCATCGTTTTTACTCTGAACACCTTCAAAGAATGATCGCCAATATAATTCCTTACATATCTCATTGCCAACCTCTTCCACTTCCATGTTTCCCTTTACAGCTATAAGGTCATTAGCCATCCAAAGATGaattaaattttccttttctatttcAAAATCTTTGGGAAATATGGCACAATAAGCAAAACAACGCCTTAATTCTGTAGGTAGATGAAAGTAGCTTAATCGCAACGCTGGCAGGATGAAAGTTTCTTCTTGTGGAAGATTCCAAAGTTCACTTTCCATAACAAAAAGCCACTCATTTTCCTCACTTTTGAAGCGCATTAAGCTTCCTAAAGTCTTTGCAGCCAGTGGATTTCCCTTGCACTTCTTCACAATCTCCTTCCCAATTTTTACAAGATTTGGTCGCTCTTCACTTTCATTACCAAATGCGCGTTGGTTGAACAATGACCAGCAATCATCTTCGGATAAAACAGACAGCTGATGCATTGGAATTGTTCCCATAATCAATGCAACCTTTTTAAGACGAGTGGTGACTACAATCGAAGAGCCATTTAATCCACAAGCAACTACATTTCTTAAGCCTTCCCATTGCTCTTGGTCTTCATTCCACACATCAtccaaaacaattaaaaacttctttctttcCAACATCTTCTGGAGGCGTTTCTGCAGAGGATCCATGTCCAAAGCATCACAGGCATTTCCAGAAGCAGATTCTATCATAGCTTTTATCAATCTTTTCACATCAAAGTCCTCAGAAACACATACCCATATTTTAATCTCAAAATGCCTACGAACCCTTTCATCATTGTACACCAGCTGAGCAAGGGTAGTCTTTCCCATGCCCCCCATGGCCACAATAGGATAGACAGACAGATCTTTGGAACTTCTTGAATTATCTACCAAGAACTCCACAATCTTATCTTTATCTTCTTCTCTTCCATACACATGTTTCTCATCAACAACGGAGCCAGTTTGGCGTTTGTCTATTacttggagatgtcttccctgGACAACCTCACGCAAGTGAAATTTCATTCGCTCATTAGCAACTGCATCCAACCTATCTGAAACATCTTCCATCCGTTTTGCAATTCTGAAACGAAACAGAGTATTTTTTGGGTTGAAACAGGAGAAGAAAGAAGCGCTTACCTTTTGGGTTGACCTAGAGCTCTGCCTTTTGTACTCCAGTAGGGATGCCTCCATTGAACACTCATCCAAAATATCATTCAACTCATCTGCAACATCTTTAAGTTTCTGCAGCCAAATCTTGATTGCCCTGTCTCTTAGCTGCCTCTCCTCAGCATCTCCAAGCACAGCACAGATGGTTGAGAGGATGCTGGACAgcttctccatctctttgttgACACCGCAAATCAATCCAAACTTTTTTTGGATCAAGGAGTTGAGATTCTCAAGCATAACAGTAACTACAGCTTCAGCCATATTGTCACAGACTCACAGCAAGCAGTAAAATTGAATTCCAAACCAAGTAATTATGTTTAGAGATTAGTGGTATTAAGCTGCTTAATACATGCAACCGAGAGGCTTATCATTTATTTCCACAGTTTATGGAAATCTATGCCAGGAAAGCTCTAGGAAATCCCAAGGAAGCTGCTTGTGTTGCTTGAATTGATCAGTTGAAATGTTCTTATtgtctttgtttgtttgttttatttatttatttatttattttatatatatatatatatatatttaattttttgacgtGCGGTTTTTGATAGTCTTTTAATATAGCTGTAATAGAGATTTTAAAGCTGTGGTCACTACTTGATCTAAAGTCAACACGGCCAGATTTAATTATTGGTTGCTGTGGAATATCgaaaatgactttttttttttttagcttctaTTACTGTGGAATGTTCCAAGTAGTTGTTTTAAATTACTGAGCAAAAAGTATAAAAGcttattattggttttttttaatatgttttatcATATAATTGGTGGTTACGACTTACGAAAGCTTCACAGAGGAGAATAACTCTCTCAAATTGCCCTGGAGATCTATCGTGTTTCGAGGATGGGAAAAATACTATTATAACTTCTtgtgaataatatttttttattagcacCCTTTTGTTATCtccatttttatacttttttttaaaaaaaaaaattttaaaacgtacTAGAGATTGTTTGGGTCCTAGacaaaagagaaaatttgaatttccaAGAGTAATGGAATCTATCAAAATGTAGATTCCTATTAACCTAACTTTACAATATGAGCAACATTCCAAAACTGACCAcagaaatcaacaaaaacaagaagTTTACACCCTAATAAATTAAAGCATCTCTTATAGAGCCTGGTCAAGAAAACCAGCACTAGAACAAGGGTCTAGCAAAGGGGAAAAGTCAACAAAAACTTTCATCCAATTTTACTGTcttaaatttcaaaagaaaaaagagtagcTGTGCCATTTTCATCACCAGGAGTGTGACTACatgaaatatgagaagaaaaataaaaagaattctattactgtctttgaaatataatacaaaacatAAACTTCTCTCTCTTgaattctcacgtggaatctctctctaTTTACTATCAAAATCTCTTCTGGAGTTTCAACTCTTCTCTGAAGCTCTCTCTAGAAACTTAAACACTCTTtctcggagtttactctcaatactcctcacttgggatgatattgagaaTGCTTGACTTGGCTTGGCTTTTAgatgcaacgggatggagcctatttataggctcacaaggtcggttgcatgacCACTATTTTCAACTGGTTCTGACAGTTGCCCACAAATGTTGAGCAAGTTGTTTTTCGGTCTTAAATGCAGCAACCATTGTAAAAAATGGTGAGCTTGTGGCAGTGCGGCTggtttcacactgtcggtgcagtggtgcgctggacttcacaattctcacCCTTTAGATGCATTTAAAAACttatggtcatctgccatccattccaACTATGTCTCTgtatagcttcagcttctcttgagcaacaacttttgttagcatatctgctggattctcctttatatggatcttcatcagtttcagcaactatTGTTCTATTACTTCGTGTATCCAATGATAACGggtgtcaatgtgctttgtacgggaatgatacattgagatCTTGCTCAAATctatggcactttggttatcacaatgtatcttgtagtcttcttgcttaaTGCCCAGTTCTATGAGAAAACACTTTAACCataacatttccttacccgcttctgcTACGgtaatgtactctgcttcagtaatGGATAAAGTAACATatttctgcaatcttgactacCATGACACAGCTctccctgcaaaagtgtagagataacctaacgtagactttctattatcagggtctccggccatatctacATCCGTATAGCTTTCTAAGACTGGATCACTTTACCTGTAGCACAAACATAGCTTTGATGTacccttaagatacctaagaatccacttgactgcttcccagtatttctttccaggatttgaaagaaatctgctcacgacacctactgcatgagcaatgtctggtctggtacacaccatagcGTACATCAAACAtcctactgctgaagaatatggtattggaaccatctcctctatctcttctttggatgaggggcacaatgtcttgctcaacttgaaatgatttgcaagtagAATGTTGACCGATTTAGCTTTATCCATGCTGAATCTcattatcacccgttcaacatacttctcttgagatagccataaccttctattcttcctgtcttggattatttgcattttcaaaatttttttgagctggtcctaagtctttcatatcaaagtacttagacaattctttcttcagctgattAATCTttattgcatcttgtccaatgATCAatatgtcgtccacatatagcaaaagtacaatgaagtttccacttggaaatttttgaatataaacataaTGGTCTGCTGTAGTCCTTTtgtagccttgactcaccataaacgagtcaaatttcttgtaccattgtcttggtgcttgcttgaggccatataaactcttcttcagcttgcatacgaggtattctttccctgaaacctcaaatgtttctggctgctccatgtagatttcctcatgtaaatcaccgtgaagaaatgctgtcttcacatccaccTGTTCGAGCTccaggtttagacttgctattaaaccaaaaattactcgaattgaagtcatttttacaactggtgaaaaaatctcgtCAAAGTCGATTCCTTTCttttgaagaaatcctttgaccaccaatcgagtTTTGTGTTCcaccacccttccgctgccatcttccTTGAGCTTGAATacccatttattttttagtgccttctttcttGTTGGAAGTTTAACAAACtcataaatatgatttttttgcaAAGATTcctctcatcttgcattgcttgtagccatttttctttgtcttgatgagaaacagcttcctgcaaactctctggctccccctctttagtaagtagaatatactcagattctgaaaatctctttgatggaatttggcctcgctcagatctctaAACTCGTAAACTACTGGTTTAtagaggtgtaccatcatctgaccgccaTGATGGCCCCACAGCttcttgagag comes from Ziziphus jujuba cultivar Dongzao chromosome 6, ASM3175591v1 and encodes:
- the LOC125418922 gene encoding putative disease resistance protein RGA1, which gives rise to MAEAVVTVMLENLNSLIQKKFGLICGVNKEMEKLSSILSTICAVLGDAEERQLRDRAIKIWLQKLKDVADELNDILDECSMEASLLEYKRQSSRSTQKVSASFFSCFNPKNTLFRFRIAKRMEDVSDRLDAVANERMKFHLREVVQGRHLQVIDKRQTGSVVDEKHVYGREEDKDKIVEFLVDNSRSSKDLSVYPIVAMGGMGKTTLAQLVYNDERVRRHFEIKIWVCVSEDFDVKRLIKAMIESASGNACDALDMDPLQKRLQKMLERKKFLIVLDDVWNEDQEQWEGLRNVVACGLNGSSIVVTTRLKKVALIMGTIPMHQLSVLSEDDCWSLFNQRAFGNESEERPNLVKIGKEIVKKCKGNPLAAKTLGSLMRFKSEENEWLFVMESELWNLPQEETFILPALRLSYFHLPTELRRCFAYCAIFPKDFEIEKENLIHLWMANDLIAVKGNMEVEEVGNEICKELYWRSFFEGVQSKNDGFDNIYGFKMHDLVHDLAQCIMEDEARVVEIDCPVNLSRARHVTFNYSNQSFDMLFAFQKIETLRTLMLTRHCPFSIEARKFPSHLYFPSLRAFDAKDSLLTSISFLTNTSKHIRYLNLSGTYIRILPESICFLQNLQTLDVSFCRHLQKLPKHMCRLRSLRHLHILGFSSLRHMPPNFGKLTCLRTLSIFIVGRRRGCDVDELGSLNLHGDLRIKNLEEVKSPMEAKKANLAGKMNLKRLELSWDRNEKSQVIIEQVLESLEPPPSIKSLDISNFGGRHFPRWFKNSAMYENLVSICFAGCKNCMELPTGLGKLPSLTYLYLYGMDLVQYVDSESYGGELEGGFLHLQSLFITDLPNLERLSKEERRMDFSCLSYLHIEKCPKLTLHCLRSIKELIIRGCSEALLKTVSNLHTLTSLEVCDNDNLASFPDGILQNLTTLQSLKIKRFSKLQLLQSDMLIGLSSMEGLSITSCHMLECFPVEIFRGSYSLKRIYIEDCIKFKSLSASFGDLTALVSLQLIGCPELEAFPNDLNNLSCLESLMLSGYTYQGDGSQNLSTPHPKLTTLPEALQHLPSLQYMVIRGFPNLELLPDWLGNLTSLRFFNISKCPKLEYLPTTIQDLTNLQTLEIDSCPKLAERCGKEIGEDWHKIAHIPRVFVWDRSHQQPIQGETVNCCFELRLNHRRSIEKRDGPSHHS